TTGAGGTCACGATCGTTCCCACCAACCGCATCCGGGCACGGCAGGACTGGACGGACCAGGTTTATAAGAACGAAACCGCCAAATGGCGTGCGGTGGCGCTGGAGACCGCCGAGGTCCACAAGCAGGGCCGCCCGGTCCTGGTGGGCACCACCAGTGTCGAGAAGTCTGAGCTCCTCAGCACCCTGCTGGCCGAGCAGCAGATCCCACACAACCTGCTGAACGCCAAGCCGGAGAACGTTGAGCGCGAAGCTGAAATCGTGGCCCAGGCCGGTCGCACTGGGGCCGTCACGATCGCCACCAACATGGCGGGCCGGGGCACCGACATCATCCTCGGCGGCAATTCCGACTACATGGCTCGCCTGAAGCTGCGCGAGGTCCTGTTGCCCCGTTTGGTGCGTCCAGAAGACGGCCATAAGCCGCCGGTTCCCCTGCAGCGTGCTCCCGAGGCGGCCCCTGGCTTTGGCGCGGCTGCGGCGGCTGAATCAGCCAAGGCGCCCTCGGAAGCGAAGGCGATTGGCACCCTCTATCCCTGCACCCTCACCGAAGGCACCGATCAGGCCCTCTCCGGCTTGGCCCACGATCTCGTCAAAGCGTGGGGCGATCGTCAGCTCAGCGTCCTTGAGCTGGAAGACCGGATTGCCCAGGCTGCCGAAAAGGCCCCAACCGATGACGCCCAAATCCTGCAGCTGCGGGAGGCGATCAAGCGGGTTCGGACCGAATTCGAGGTCGTGACCAAGTCTGAAGATGCGGTTGTCCGTGAAGCCGGTGGTTTGCATGTCATCGGCACCGAACGGCATGAATCCCGGCGTGTGGATAACCAGCTGCGGGGCCGCGCGGGGCGCCAGGGGGACCCCGGTAGCACCCGCTTCTTCCTGTCCCTGGAAGACAACCTGCTGCGCATCTTTGGCGGTGATCGCGTCGCTGGTCTGATGAATGCCTTCCGCGTCGAGGAGGACATGCCGATCGAATCCGGCATGCTCACCCGCTCGCTGGAAGGGGCCCAGAAAAAGGTCGAGACCTACTACTACGACATTCGTAAGCAGGTCTTTGAATACGACGAGGTGATGAACAACCAGCGCAAGGCCGTGTATGCCGAGCGCCGTCGTGTGTTGGAGGGCAGGGAGCTCAAGGCGCAGGTCGTGGGCTATGGCGAGCGCACCATGCAGGACATCGTTGATGCCTATGTGAATCCCGATCTCCCCCCCGAGGAGTGGGATTTGGATCGTCTGGTGGCGAAGGTCAAGGAGTTCGTCTACTTGCTTGAAGACCTCAAGCCTGAGCAACTCAGCGGCCTTTCGGTAGATGAGCTCAAGGCGTTCCTGCAGGAGCAGCTCCGCAATGCCTACGACATCAAAGAAGGCCAGGTGGAGCAGCAGCGGCCCGGCTTGATGCGTGAGGCCGAGCGCTTCTTCATCCTCCAGCAGATTGACACCCTCTGGCGCGAACATCTGCAGGCGATGGATGCCCTACGCGAGTCGGTGGGCCTGCGGGCCATCGGTCAGAAGGACCCGCTGATTGAGTACAAGAACGAGGGCTACGACATGTTCCTCGAGATGATGACGGGCATGCGCCGCAACGTCATCTACTCGATGTTCATGTTCCAGCCAGCGCCCTCTGGCGCCGAGGCCTCCGCCTAATTAGTTGGTTGTTCCTGGGTTATCCCCCAGGAACTCCAGGATTTCGCGGTCCTTGAGGCTTTGCGCCGCGGCAGCT
This DNA window, taken from Synechococcus sp. LTW-R, encodes the following:
- the secA gene encoding preprotein translocase subunit SecA is translated as MLKLLLGDPNARKLKRYQPIVSDINLLEEEVAPLSDDDLRGLTAEFRQKLSSLQDDCLKRGFSREATLDRERKLLDELLPQAFAVVREAGKRVLGMRHFDVQLLGGMILHDGQIAEMKTGEGKTLVSTLPSYLNALTGRGVHVVTVNDYLARRDAEWMGQVHRFLGLSVGLIQQDMDPSSRRLNYGCDITYATNSELGFDYLRDNMANDIAEVVQRDFHYCVIDEVDSILIDEARTPLIISGQVERPQEKYQKASEVAAQLVRAAEMGKDGIDPEGDYEVDEKQRSCTLTDEGYAKAEQLLGVADLFDPQDPWAHYINNALKAKEMFVKDVNYIVRGDDAVIVDEFTGRVMPGRRWSDGQHQAIEAKEGLPIQPETQTLASITYQNFFLLYPRLAGMTGTAKTEEVEFEKTYKLEVTIVPTNRIRARQDWTDQVYKNETAKWRAVALETAEVHKQGRPVLVGTTSVEKSELLSTLLAEQQIPHNLLNAKPENVEREAEIVAQAGRTGAVTIATNMAGRGTDIILGGNSDYMARLKLREVLLPRLVRPEDGHKPPVPLQRAPEAAPGFGAAAAAESAKAPSEAKAIGTLYPCTLTEGTDQALSGLAHDLVKAWGDRQLSVLELEDRIAQAAEKAPTDDAQILQLREAIKRVRTEFEVVTKSEDAVVREAGGLHVIGTERHESRRVDNQLRGRAGRQGDPGSTRFFLSLEDNLLRIFGGDRVAGLMNAFRVEEDMPIESGMLTRSLEGAQKKVETYYYDIRKQVFEYDEVMNNQRKAVYAERRRVLEGRELKAQVVGYGERTMQDIVDAYVNPDLPPEEWDLDRLVAKVKEFVYLLEDLKPEQLSGLSVDELKAFLQEQLRNAYDIKEGQVEQQRPGLMREAERFFILQQIDTLWREHLQAMDALRESVGLRAIGQKDPLIEYKNEGYDMFLEMMTGMRRNVIYSMFMFQPAPSGAEASA